A genomic segment from Myxocyprinus asiaticus isolate MX2 ecotype Aquarium Trade chromosome 36, UBuf_Myxa_2, whole genome shotgun sequence encodes:
- the LOC127427211 gene encoding testisin-like, whose amino-acid sequence MFAATAAADENPSSAIVCGKSPVATGTRIVGGQNASAGRWPWQASLRQFGRHICGASLINKDWVLCAAHCVGFPKIILTVVLGQQTQQGSNPNEVSRSVKLIIKHPSYDPNTNDNDIALLKLSSSVTFTDFIRPVCLAADNSVFHSGTESWITGWGVTAEGESLSPNILQEVEVPVIGNRQCNCLYEVGTITDNMICAGLLEGGKDSCQGDSGGPMVNRQNTVWIQSGIVSFGKGCARPNLPGVYTRVSRYQEWISSHVCSDPPGFVQFISTGADSDNTYSCSGLPPLPTSTASTSRTTSARSSSKQNSISYFLLLIAILFSFHM is encoded by the exons ATGTTTGCTGCGACTGCAGCTGCAGATG AAAACCCTTCAAGTGCCATAGTGTGTGGAAAAAGTCCAGTTGCCACTGGCACGAGGATAGTAGGAGGTCAAAATGCATCAGCTGGACGTTGGCCCTGGCAGGCTAGCCTTCGTCAGTTTGGCAGACATATCTGTGGAGCTTCTCTAATCAACAAAGACTGGGTGCTGTGTGCTGCCCACTGTGTTGG TTTTCCCAAAATTATATTGACCGTGGTTTTGGGGCAACAGACCCAGCAAGGCAGCAACCCCAATGAGGTGTCCAGAAGTGTGAAGTTGATCATCAAACATCCCAGTTATGACCCTAATACAAATGACAATGATATCGCTCTGCTCAAACTGAGCTCTTCTGTCACCTTCACTGACTTCATCAGACCTGTGTGTCTGGCAGCCGATAACAGTGTGTTCCACAGTGGCACAGAGAGCTGGATCACTGGATGGGGAGTCACTGCTGAAGgtg AGTCCCTATCCCCTAATATTCTACAGGAAGTGGAGGTTCCAGTAATTGGTAACAGACAGTGTAACTGCCTCTATGAAGTTGGAACAATCACAGACAACATGATCTGTGCTGGTCTACTGGAAGGAGGCAAGGACTCATGTCAG GGAGATTCAGGGGGTCCAATGGTGAACAGACAGAACACTGTATGGATCCAGTCAGGTATTGTTAGCTTTGGGAAAGGCTGCGCTCGACCTAATCTCCCTGGAGTCTACACCAGAGTATCACGCTATCAGGAATGGATCTCCTCCCATGTATGCAGCGATCCTCCAGGTTTTGTCCAGTTTATCTCCACTGGAGCTGATTCTGACAATACTTACTCTTGCTCTGGCCTACCTCCTCTTCCGACATCAACTGCATCTACATCAAGAACAACCTCTGCAAGATCTTcttcaaaacaaaattcaatCTCATATTTTCTGTTGCTTATTGCAATACTGTTCTCATTTCATATGTAA